From the genome of Nicotiana tabacum cultivar K326 chromosome 17, ASM71507v2, whole genome shotgun sequence:
ataagttgggatccctctggaTGGAATCGAATCTCATAGGTCTCGGGAATCATGCTTCTTTAATGTTTCTCATGGCTGGCACCAACTCCACtatactgacgttgaagttatattctgataacttggggtaagaaggatcccAAGACTCCGACGTCTCTTTATCCTAATGTGATCTATTGTTTCGACCACAATCGGTCCCTTCGTCAACGGTGAACTTGTTTGTTGCCCAGAAGTTTCTACTACGGCCTTCGGTCCGCTCGTAAGGCAAAGAAACCTCGAAGTTCGTCTGTCCGCGTCGtagtcatcctttgatttttctctgctCTTCTCTCGTCCCTTGCCGATGATGTAGAACCtaactggtcatcttcgatccttatctttgactcgtaccagTTGTGgatatctgcccaagttattgcttgaaactcaagcaaGATCTCCTTCAGCTTCCGGGAAGCGTCTGAGCTTCTcggattcaatcctttggtggatgcttcagctgcccattcataaCTTTTTGTTatcgggaagttggtagaaatactcttttGTCGGGACTTACTATAACTCCCTCTGAAAGCTTCTGACAGTTGATTaaacgcacgtctctccgcatttaatgtcTCGAACACGTGTCATCCCACGATTAAGCACAACTTTTGTAGTTTATTGAGgcaatcatggccatgaatttagccgccaaaattttagttatacgcatcattcttttcctttgcacTTTATAATTTCTCGAACTTCTAATTTGCATCTTTGTTCTCCATcctttctctaattctcttcaaacaaaaaccttttctttcttcttaatcaatggcttcttcctccaaGCGTATCAGTTCTTCAAAGAACATAATCGAGGACTCTGCTCCTTCAACggtgggttccatcatcccaaggAGAATCAGTACCACAAAGGACTAAGAAGAGAAATTCCCTACTACTAACCCTCGCACATGGGCTGTTAGTAGATACTCatcttccattcgtccttccagtattcctgctgtgaaggaagactgtcgcTGCCATGAGTTGGATATCATTGGTCCTGATCTGTtggagcgagtgacccttcccaaggaaggttttacatacttttacacATATCCTATTACTTTGGGTGCATTTTCTTTGAGTGGGGAGCTTGATTCcgtgattgcggagttttgccttcgctaccaggtgtgtttggcacaagtaagtctTTCAGTGAGGAGGACGGTCGTCTGCCTTCGACGCTTGTGCTAGGAGACtggagaggagctaaccttatctcatatgatgaatctctattctcccatcttctgcgggggaatgataaacctctaCAAGCGTGGCTACCATGTTTTgctgtctagcatggatgatgacaacgaccgtgggtaGATGGAATAATTCGTTGCAGTTTTCACCAACGACATCATTCCGGCAACGTCTTCATCCTTTCCGGCCGCTTGGAACCGCACTTATAAGCTCTTtgtttaatttttccttttactAAGTATTTTTCTATAGTCGTATTGATCCTCCATCCTTCGTTTGTTTCAACAACTCTATGGATCCCACCGGTGATGGAAGGCTTGGACCGGTGGGTTCAAAAGATCTTGGACGTCACGACGCCCGAAACTCgtttgtggaaagaactggcccttaaatatgggtggaaggccaaaaattatGGTAATTTTAACTTACCTTGCttccaaattttttttaaatagggagaacttggttgaacccttctgacttgttcacgaaattaggtctacctgcgggcTTTGTTGctgtccccgaggaggacgtctgggctgatcctgctgatgcagcgaggctgcttcaggaggcaCTTACTCGAATAGGTAATTCCGGGCCTGTTTTGGGCGCAAACATTTCTTTACGGAGTCCCTTGTCGGAGGGTAAACAACCGAAGAGAATACGTTTCTCCGCGGACGGAGAAtagaataagagggcaaagatttatgcccccgagtcatctccggtTGCGATTGTGACTGGTCCTCCTTccgggccggtcatagacaccgtgatgattgatgatgatgaataagctagtgatgagggagcttctctacataTAAGACAACGATCCTCATTatctcaacaggatgctcgacctgttgagagaattacaccaaccgaggacgatgcctcggcactttggggagagtttgatttggtagaCAATGTCAACTCCCATTTTTGGGACCCAATTATTGTGCCCGGTACTGCGGGGATGAGTACCGGATCCTtgccgtctttggttggcgagcatccaacaaccaacactgcatttgatgcagctgcttctcactcttcaactctatcagcttcatcttcatcttGTCATATCATACTTCACCTTATACAGGTTAATACCCAGATTAGTGTTACTGCCAAGCTAAGATCGAGAAGCATTTAGgcttaagagaaaagaaaaccaacaacgattttttttGCATGTGGGCTGAAGCTACTggaaagaggggggggggggggggggagctagGGACAAGAGCAAGATACAATACATGAAATTTGAGGTTCGAAATGAAGGGATTCACAACCATTGAATAGCGATGTTAAGAAGGACGGAGAGACGCAAAAGAAGCCCATAAGGAGAACAGATCAAGGAAAAAGAGAATAGATACAGTGGTGGACCCAGGATTTTGTGGAATCGGGTTCAATTTTAGAAAtacataactttagtcgtaaaatagtatTTGTCAAATGGgttcaattaaaatatttatacaaaatttacgcAACTTTAATCCTAATTTTATTTGAGAAAGGAACATACATGCAGCTTGTGTAGAAGCACCCTTGAGAGAGCTGTAGAAACGGAAGGAATTCATTacaaagaaataaaggaaaaaagCTTATCTCATCTCTTAGAAGACACCTATAATGATATACAACTGACACACAGGGTTTGTGTAAACAATTCAAAACCACCTATCTGAAATTAGTACTTAAGTGATGCTTAAAAGTCTAAAATATCCTCAGCCTTTTCATAAAGACACTAAAGCAGTCAAGTCGAAACTTTAGCTATTCTATTATATTGACGTTTGATAATAATAGAATATACGGCATTGAAAAAACCAAATGCTAAATAATTATTATGAGCTATATTGCCATGAAGTAAaatacaaaagaaatttttctctATATGTTGGAGATGATATACATTTCTTATGCTTACGGTTTATATCAAGAGTCAAAACTATGATAGGAGAAGTGTTAAAAGGAGACAAGGaaaatctaaagaaaattatCTTAAAAGACCTACAATCTCTTAATCCATTCAGGCATAGCATAAAACAGGTACAAAGGAAGAAAAGACCTATATAAATGATATCAATTAATAGTGAATTGTAACTAAGTTTTAGTCATTAGTATGTTTAATTTGAATCTAATGTTTCGCGAAAACTTTTTTGTCCTTATGGATATCCGATTCCAACTAGCTTGAATTGAGGCGTTTATGTACCGTTTATATAACAACCCGAAGAATAGCGCATATTATGCAGATGTAGGACAAAGAATAAGGGTTCCTATATAACTTCTCTTATTCTTCTTTTGTAAGGAAATTTCCTCCGTTTATCAAAGATATCCAGTTCGCCAgagcaagaaaatatattttaaaataacttCTCTTATAGAAATACGTTCTCTTTAGGTGATTCCGACTTCCTGTggttaaattaaaagaaaaaaataacttaATTATTCTTGCGCGAACAACGAACAACTAGGTGTCTATGCTGCAATGACAATAGAATTATAAATCATGACACATCCTTAAGACAATCACCTGATTTTAAATTTCAAGCAAAATAACACAAACAGCTAAAAGCACAAAGGACATAGTAGCAGCGCTACATCTCATAGTCGAAGATAGAAGGAAATATTTACAAGTATAGTTTTTCTAACACCATAGAGTGTTCATACATCTCAATCCCATTTGCTATAGCTGGGAGCAGCTATAGAAGGGGGTGAAAGTAGGGTCATTGGTTTTATTAAGCTGCTTCAGCAAATCCAACTCTGAGTTTGCCATAATCGAAGACTGTGTGATATCGACCCATGAAAACATCACCCAAGATCCTGTAACCAAAGGAATACCATAGAGAACTCAGTGAACAAAAGAACTGCAAGCTCAGGTTTAATTGTGCTGTAGCTCTATAGTTCGGATTAAACTTATAGTTGGATTAACTGCATTGCTGATATTTATCTCTAAAACATAATTATAAACTAAAATAGAGAGAACATATAAAGATAACTTTACCAGAGTGGTCCGCGGGGAGGAGGAATGTCCAAGCCAGTGAAACCACTAATACACTGGGCCTTAGCACCCTCGCCCACTTTGAGTATGTACTGATCACGGGAAAAGAATCCAAAATTAGAACATAGATCAATCTAGGTCAGCAATCTAAACAGACAACTGAAACAAGTAAAAGGGAACCACACATCGGATTACAACTTCACTCTTTCAATCTTGAAAAAAATTTGTTGAAAGGGTGGGAAAAGACTAGAGTGATAGTCTAGTAGAGAAAAGTTTTGCATATGGTCAAGGGATTTGGTGTATCACTTGGATTTTTTCCTTTGTAAGATGTGGTCTATCCTGAATTATTCAAAGCTCAACCTCTTTATGTTACTAAACCACAAAACAAACAAATTCAGAAAAAATGCAAATGATCAAATTGATTTGGTGTACACTTGATGAATTTCTTCTTTGTAAGATTTGTTCTATGCTGAATCATTcagacataaaaaaaaaaaatttttttttttttttttgtggggggagggggaggaggTGTTGGTGAAGGGAGATGGCATCTAAATCTAGATTTGTTGGACCTTCTCAAGCGGCCTGAATTAGCAAGGTCAGCAAGTAATACACTTCCATAAAAATAGCAAAGGGTAACTTTTTCACGGCACAAAGATCTTATGCAGGTTTTCTTAGATTACTTAGCTGGAAAATGAGACATCTAAATTTAAGTAAAGTCGAAATACTCACAACCTCAAAATATAGAAGTACTTCTTGATGACAACAAACATCTACTTCTCTGTAGAAACTGAAAACCTTAAACACTAGAATCGGTTTTGTAATATGACAATTAGTTGTAATGCCACAAAAGGACTCTATGATGAGCCACTTAATTTTTTCTCTCTTTGACAATGTTGAATTAGAAGAGGAATAGCAATGTTTATTACTGTCAAAGACCATTATAAAGCATACCTCCTTCGGGGCGAGGTCAAAAACTTTGCCACCAATTGTGAAAGAGACTGTAGGCATTGAAGAAAGCTTTCCACAGTCAACAGCTGATTCCCCCAATGGGCTTGGGAGACGCTCGCAAAGCTGTCAGTCAGTCAGCAATCTTTtcaagaaaaggagaaaattgcAGTGACAGATGTTTTACCTCATTCACATAGTTTAATATGCGATCTTGAGTCTGGTTTTGTCTCAGTTGATTCTCCATCCATATGACCGCCATTTCACAAGCAGAGCACATACCATCCTGCAGTCCTGTGGATCTGCCAGCTTTCTCGTCTACAACACTCTCAATTCCCATACTGCAGAAAAAAGGTCACAGAATTATTCAGTATTTATATCAACATTATGGATTAACCAAATGCACTATATGTTCACATGAAGGGGCAAAGAGAGCCTGTAAGACTAACCTAACTCCGCGGTTTCCATCGAAAGTGCATACTCCAACCTGTGAGCAAATCTTCTTTGGATGTGCCTGTTTAAATACTGACCAATTAGATAACCGGGAAAGGCAACTAGATTGCCAAGTGTCATTTTGCTGTAACTGCACAGGAAACTGCATATCAAACAAATGAAAATGCAGTTACACAGTTGAATGCTCACCTCTGCTAACAGCAAATCCATGATTGTCTGCCCGTACTGCTCCACTACAGATTTGCATTGTTGGCTAGCAACTCCAGAGGCTCCAATGGCTTGATTAATCATAGTGATTATGGTCTGTACGGAAAGGGGTAGGTTTAAGATTGCTCAACCTTGGAAGTGTTTTAATCGTACAATTGTAGAGACAAAAGGCAGCAGatttttacttcatttatatTGTCAACATTTCCAAGCCAACAGGATAAAACTTGGCTACAGTTTTCGGGTTGgataattttcttttcaaatagaaGAGGGGTAAATAAATAAGTCGACAGAAGACCAGGACTACAGCAGAAGTAAAAGCATCATCCTCATTGAAACGTAATAAAAGCAAGTAACACAAAACAACAAGTACCTACTGAGGCAGCTTTAAACATATTAAACTGAAAGACAGGGAAGAAAAAGCAGATTTACAGACTTCGGCCCAGTGATAAGCTAAGATGGTATATCCAAAGGTAACCTCAGAAATGAAAAACCAATTTCACTACCATCCTCTCtgtgatgaaaaattaaaacacAACACAGATCAGATGATGGATTCGTGCTATTTAACTCATGAATCTTAGGAAAATGTTACTTTTCTTGCTGAGCTGTTGAAGGTTCAAAGGAACAAGGAAATCAATAATCGAATTGCAGTTGACTTTGATGGtggaaacaaataacaaaaacatAACAAACAAGCGATATGTCCCAAATCAAGGCTATAGATAATACCGTTGGACCAGCCAAGAGAGAAGTCCCTGAATCCGCTATTGCAGAGCACCCACTTTCACAGTAACCTACACCCGATATGTTCATGTTAAAAACTCAAAGGAAGGGAAAATTCTATATCCAGGCACATAGCCTTCATCTATATTCCCGAAATTCGGCAATCCAATTCAAAAGGTACATAGCAAAACATACCAGTAGCTTTACCCTCGATAAGAACATCACCCATATCAAACTGCCAATCATATTATTAAGATCAAGATAGCATTTGTACAAAAAATGAACATACATAGTATCGAATTGACCGAATGACAAACCTGCCAATAACCTTTCTGTGTGACTGGGACATAAGTGATTTCTCCCTTATAGTGATTAGGATCAACCCCACCAAACACGATTTCTCCGCCTTGTTCTTCCTCTGTATTTCGGTTGAGCCAAAATGAGAAGACAGGATCCTTGATAAGACCCTGTTGGACCATGTTGTACCTGGAAAAGACAGGAGATGCTGCCCAGATGAATGTCAAATCAAATGTAAACAGAAAGAGACATCCAGCCTATCCTGCATTTATGGAAATCTAATCCTTCAATGTGTTAACCTCGTCTGGAAAGGAAATTGTCTAGAGCTTTAATTTGGTTTGTGGGAAAGAAATAGAGCAAACTAAATACCGCCCACGTACCAAACTGGAACAGCATTGCCAACTGAAATCTCCTGGAATCCAAGACCCAATATACCGTCAAACTTGGCTACCAAAAATGTCACGCTGGGTTCTCTGGTTGCCTCAATAAATTCCTAGTACATGAACACCTTGAGATGTAAGATTTCTACCTTCAAGACACTTAAAACAAGTGAGGAGCCTCACTAACCTGATCTGTTACAACAAGGTCACCAACTTTGACGTTGTCTTGACTGAAGAATCCAGAAATAGCTCCACTACCATACTGAATTGCAGCAGACTTCCCTGTATGGCAAATCAAAAATTTATCACGAACTAAATCACATTAAATTACAATGCCAAATACGATCTCAGTCTTGTGGAAACATTCGATAAGATCTTAATGTTGTTCATTAAGGTAGGAGTGACCTAGTGTTCTTAAAAGCAAAACgtgcaaaaaaataaaacaaggtCCACGGGCTTGCATTGAATTGCGAGAAGTGAAGCGCAAAATTAACAGGAAACAAGAAAATATCGAACATTTATGAATTTACTCTACCATAAAAATTAAACTGCAGGTTAAATAACTAATTTCGGCATCCAATATACAATAATCCCAGTATTAATTCAACTcctcaaaattgagattcaaAGAAGCAACCAATTCTAGTTGGAATCACTTTGTGCACCATTATTTGAAGCGCAACTTCTCTAAAGCGCATGGCTTCAGCAATGAAGTGATAGCCCTTGCTGCATCGCTTCATAACTTTAAACGACCAAGCAATGGCTTTCAATAACACTTGAGTGAACTCACCTGGCAAACCCATTCAACTGCTATAGACTGTTCAATCCATTTTCTTTGAGCAACATATATTATTGTAATAGaacaaaaattaaagaataaCTAGTTCTCTGCGGA
Proteins encoded in this window:
- the LOC107818598 gene encoding aspartic proteinase-like encodes the protein MGAKVFLVALFLSALFFPLASSSNDGLMRIGLKKMKFDQNNRLAARIESKEGDVLRASIRKYNFRGKLGDSEDTDIVALKNYMDAQYFGEIGVGTPPQKFTVIFDTGSSNLWVPSSKCYFSVPCFFHSKFKSSESSTYKKNGKSAAIQYGSGAISGFFSQDNVKVGDLVVTDQEFIEATREPSVTFLVAKFDGILGLGFQEISVGNAVPVWYNMVQQGLIKDPVFSFWLNRNTEEEQGGEIVFGGVDPNHYKGEITYVPVTQKGYWQFDMGDVLIEGKATGYCESGCSAIADSGTSLLAGPTTIITMINQAIGASGVASQQCKSVVEQYGQTIMDLLLAEAHPKKICSQVGVCTFDGNRGVSMGIESVVDEKAGRSTGLQDGMCSACEMAVIWMENQLRQNQTQDRILNYVNELCERLPSPLGESAVDCGKLSSMPTVSFTIGGKVFDLAPKEYILKVGEGAKAQCISGFTGLDIPPPRGPLWILGDVFMGRYHTVFDYGKLRVGFAEAA